In one Butyrivibrio proteoclasticus B316 genomic region, the following are encoded:
- a CDS encoding acyl-CoA reductase, whose amino-acid sequence MFTENGAEILFGNADCSFKPFSVFDDKVCSFLDLLSKELRTNRDTRAYSDIHTFAFFIRKANLDRLKQRTNIGSSEFYRFGRGLVFHITPSNIPINFAYSWVFGLLSGNSNIVKVSSKRFEQTKIICEASEKVIKQNPELLFIKDTNQIVLYERNRDDITGAFLSKCDAKVIWGGDSTIKKVRGFECKPRSIEVAFADRYSFAVFNSDAILNANEEEIVEICHRFYNDTFLVDQNACSSPHMIFWLGNSSESAKDIFFSRLKEISKKYQLSEIVVSDKFEHLCRMAAEKKIDSVNRYSNVLYAYDLNDPNSDIEKYRGKCGEFFNIHVNKIDEMIQYFDDEKIQTCVVYGVNKNEILSSILQRNIKGIDRIVDVGQALSLDIFWDGCNVLETLSRVIMY is encoded by the coding sequence ATGTTTACTGAGAATGGAGCAGAGATTCTTTTTGGTAATGCAGATTGTTCTTTTAAGCCTTTTAGTGTTTTTGATGATAAAGTATGTAGCTTTTTAGATTTATTGTCGAAAGAACTAAGGACAAATAGAGATACAAGGGCGTACTCGGATATTCATACATTTGCATTCTTTATCAGGAAAGCGAATTTAGATAGATTAAAGCAGAGAACAAATATAGGCAGTAGCGAGTTTTATAGATTTGGGAGAGGGCTTGTATTTCATATCACCCCATCTAATATTCCTATTAATTTTGCTTATTCATGGGTCTTTGGACTGCTATCTGGTAATTCAAATATTGTTAAAGTTTCCTCTAAAAGATTTGAACAAACAAAAATAATATGCGAAGCGTCAGAGAAAGTTATCAAACAAAATCCAGAATTATTGTTTATAAAAGATACTAATCAGATAGTTTTGTATGAACGAAATCGTGATGATATTACAGGAGCATTTTTGTCAAAATGTGATGCCAAAGTTATTTGGGGTGGTGACTCAACGATAAAAAAAGTACGTGGCTTTGAGTGTAAACCTAGGAGCATAGAGGTAGCTTTTGCAGATAGGTATTCTTTTGCTGTATTTAATTCTGATGCCATTTTAAATGCAAATGAAGAGGAAATTGTAGAAATATGTCACAGATTCTATAATGACACTTTTTTAGTTGATCAAAATGCTTGTTCATCACCACATATGATCTTTTGGTTAGGCAATTCATCCGAGTCAGCTAAAGATATTTTTTTCTCAAGGCTAAAGGAAATAAGCAAAAAATATCAATTATCGGAAATAGTTGTTAGTGACAAATTTGAGCACTTATGCAGAATGGCTGCAGAGAAAAAAATTGATTCTGTAAATAGATATAGCAACGTGCTATATGCATATGATTTAAATGATCCAAATTCGGATATAGAAAAATATAGAGGAAAGTGTGGGGAATTTTTCAATATTCATGTGAATAAAATCGATGAAATGATTCAATATTTTGATGATGAAAAAATACAGACGTGTGTAGTTTATGGTGTGAATAAAAATGAAATTCTCTCTAGTATTTTACAGAGAAATATTAAAGGAATAGATAGAATCGTGGATGTTGGACAAGCTCTTTCTTTGGATATTTTTTGGGATGGATGCAATGTGCTTGAAACCCTTTCAAGAGTAATTATGTATTAA
- a CDS encoding LuxE/PaaK family acyltransferase — protein sequence MIFEELYNYQPYALEVSDKEKLLLPYLNELSNYHYHNCQEYRNVIDVLLGGYKEAGTILDVPFLPVRLFKELDLYSVNRDEIIKVMTSSGTTGSQPSRIYLDKETAARQQKVMIKILSDFIGTKRLPMLIIDNKSVLRDRTMLAVRGAAILGFSIAGSDRFFALKEDMSFDINGVKEFIDKHHDEKILIFGFTSMIWQFFYKAFGDREISFENSILIHGGGWKKLELEKVNNDRFKECLKERFGISRVHDYYGMVEQTGCIYMECEYGHLHVSNYSDVIIRRKEDFSEAEVGESGLIQVISTIPISYPGHSILTEDMGMILGHDDCPCGRKGKYIKLLGRVKQAEIRGCSDVY from the coding sequence ATGATATTTGAAGAACTCTATAATTACCAGCCCTATGCATTGGAGGTATCAGATAAAGAAAAATTATTATTGCCATATCTTAATGAATTGAGTAACTATCATTATCATAATTGCCAAGAATATCGCAATGTAATAGATGTGTTACTTGGAGGGTATAAAGAAGCAGGCACTATACTGGATGTTCCTTTTTTACCTGTAAGGCTTTTTAAGGAACTAGATTTATATAGCGTTAACAGAGATGAGATTATAAAGGTAATGACATCTTCAGGAACAACAGGGTCACAACCTTCGCGGATATATCTTGATAAGGAAACTGCAGCCAGACAACAAAAAGTAATGATAAAAATACTGTCTGATTTTATTGGTACTAAGAGACTTCCAATGCTTATTATCGATAATAAAAGCGTTTTACGAGATCGAACAATGTTGGCAGTTCGTGGAGCTGCAATACTGGGATTTTCTATAGCAGGCTCAGATCGTTTTTTTGCTCTTAAGGAAGATATGAGCTTTGATATAAATGGTGTGAAAGAGTTTATTGACAAACATCATGATGAAAAAATATTGATTTTTGGTTTTACATCAATGATTTGGCAGTTTTTTTATAAAGCTTTTGGAGATAGGGAAATATCATTTGAAAACTCAATTCTGATTCATGGTGGCGGATGGAAAAAACTTGAACTTGAGAAAGTTAACAATGATAGATTCAAAGAATGTTTAAAAGAGAGATTTGGGATTAGTAGAGTTCACGACTATTACGGCATGGTAGAGCAGACAGGATGCATCTATATGGAGTGTGAATACGGTCATTTGCACGTTAGCAACTATTCAGATGTCATAATTAGAAGAAAAGAGGATTTCTCTGAAGCTGAGGTTGGAGAATCTGGACTTATACAAGTCATTTCAACTATTCCGATTTCTTATCCGGGACATTCCATACTCACAGAAGATATGGGAATGATATTAGGCCATGATGACTGTCCATGTGGAAGAAAGGGGAAATATATAAAGCTTCTTGGACGAGTGAAACAAGCAGAAATCAGAGGATGTAGTGATGTTTACTGA